The Streptomyces tendae genome has a window encoding:
- the dcd gene encoding dCTP deaminase yields the protein MLLSDKDIRAEIDAGRVRIDPYDESMVQPSSIDVRLDRYFRVFENHRYPHIDPSVEQADLTRLVEPDGDEPFILHPGEFVLASTYEVISLPVDLASRLEGKSSLGRLGLVTHSTAGFIDPGFSGHVTLELSNLATLPIKLWPGMKIGQLCMFRLSSPAEHPYGSERYGSRYQGQRGPTASRSFLNFHRTQV from the coding sequence GTGCTTCTCTCTGACAAGGACATCCGGGCCGAGATCGACGCCGGGCGGGTGCGGATCGATCCCTACGACGAATCCATGGTGCAGCCGTCCAGCATCGACGTACGTCTCGACCGCTACTTCCGGGTGTTCGAGAACCACCGCTACCCGCACATCGACCCGTCGGTCGAGCAGGCGGACCTGACCCGGCTCGTGGAGCCGGACGGGGACGAGCCGTTCATCCTGCACCCCGGTGAGTTCGTGCTGGCCAGCACCTACGAGGTGATCTCCCTGCCCGTGGACCTGGCTTCCCGGCTGGAGGGCAAGAGCTCGCTCGGGCGGCTCGGGCTGGTCACCCACTCCACGGCCGGCTTCATCGATCCCGGCTTCTCCGGGCACGTCACCCTGGAGCTGAGCAACCTCGCCACGCTCCCCATCAAGCTCTGGCCGGGCATGAAGATCGGCCAGCTCTGCATGTTCCGGCTCAGCTCGCCCGCCGAGCACCCGTACGGCAGCGAGCGGTACGGCTCCCGGTACCAGGGGCAGCGCGGGCCCACGGCCTCGAGGTCCTTCCTCAACTTCCACCGGACGCAGGTGTGA
- a CDS encoding MerR family transcriptional regulator, with translation MRIGEVARRAGVSVRALRYYEEQGLLPAERGPGGQRHYPGSAVDRVGLIRQLFAAGLASRSVREVLPSVYSGSVPPGLVEHLESERARISERIADLTAARDRLDGVIANTRNPPPECTHPRD, from the coding sequence ATGCGGATCGGTGAGGTGGCACGGAGGGCCGGGGTGAGTGTCCGGGCGCTCCGGTACTACGAGGAGCAGGGGCTGCTGCCCGCCGAGCGCGGCCCCGGAGGCCAGCGGCACTATCCCGGCTCCGCCGTCGACCGGGTCGGCCTGATCCGGCAGCTGTTCGCCGCCGGGCTGGCCAGCCGCTCCGTGCGGGAGGTGCTGCCGAGCGTGTACTCCGGCTCGGTGCCGCCGGGGCTCGTGGAGCATCTGGAGAGCGAGCGGGCTCGCATCAGCGAGCGCATCGCGGACCTCACAGCGGCGCGCGACCGGCTGGACGGGGTCATCGCGAACACCCGCAATCCGCCGCCCGAGTGCACCCACCCGCGGGACTGA
- a CDS encoding helix-turn-helix domain-containing protein yields MERLLTVAQVAERLGTGVRFARRLIEERRIRYVKVGRHVRIPESAVRDFLAAHTVEPVRLRHAGLRRAA; encoded by the coding sequence ATGGAACGACTCCTCACCGTGGCCCAGGTCGCCGAACGCCTCGGCACGGGCGTCCGCTTCGCGCGGCGGCTCATCGAGGAGCGGCGCATCCGGTACGTGAAGGTAGGCCGTCACGTCCGCATCCCCGAGAGCGCCGTGCGCGACTTTCTCGCCGCCCACACCGTGGAACCGGTGAGGCTCCGCCACGCGGGACTGCGGAGGGCCGCCTGA
- a CDS encoding Yip1 family protein yields MSQLGSNAPPRGRGPAHGRPGPGSFKNVAGFRMGRGRNNNGAPHARPQHPPHGQQTPPGPAYGYPQAPQPPAYGQGGGGGSPWPHAGPGGPGGYGGQGGHGEPEYFGDGGYPPGVPHDPYAANNPGHTQAFSIDDPYSQGETYHAGAAPAGPVGPRLHWKDLLKGIVLSPQQTFLQMRDYTMWGPALVVTFLYGLLAVFGFDGARADAINATLSNAVPIVLTTAVAMVLSAFVLGVVTHTLARQLGGNGAWQPTVGLSMLIMSLTDAPRLVFAMFAGGDAMFVQLLGWATWVAGGALLTMMVSRSHDLPWPKALGASSIQLIALLSIVKLGTF; encoded by the coding sequence ATGTCACAGCTCGGCAGCAATGCCCCGCCCCGTGGCCGGGGCCCGGCACACGGCCGCCCGGGACCAGGTAGCTTCAAGAACGTGGCTGGATTCAGGATGGGACGCGGACGGAACAACAACGGTGCGCCGCACGCGCGACCGCAACACCCCCCGCACGGGCAGCAGACACCGCCGGGGCCGGCGTACGGCTACCCGCAGGCCCCGCAGCCGCCCGCCTACGGGCAGGGCGGAGGCGGCGGCAGCCCCTGGCCGCACGCCGGACCCGGCGGCCCGGGCGGCTACGGCGGGCAGGGCGGCCACGGCGAGCCGGAGTACTTCGGCGACGGCGGCTACCCGCCCGGCGTCCCGCACGACCCGTACGCGGCCAACAACCCCGGCCACACGCAGGCGTTCTCGATCGACGACCCCTACAGCCAGGGTGAGACGTACCACGCGGGTGCGGCGCCGGCCGGGCCGGTCGGGCCCCGGCTGCACTGGAAGGACCTGCTGAAGGGCATCGTCCTGTCCCCGCAGCAGACGTTCCTGCAGATGCGCGACTACACGATGTGGGGCCCCGCCCTCGTCGTCACCTTCCTGTACGGCCTGCTCGCCGTCTTCGGCTTCGACGGCGCCCGCGCGGACGCCATCAACGCGACACTGTCCAACGCCGTGCCGATCGTGCTGACGACGGCCGTCGCGATGGTGCTCAGCGCGTTCGTCCTCGGTGTGGTCACCCACACGCTGGCCCGCCAGCTCGGCGGCAACGGCGCCTGGCAGCCCACGGTCGGCCTGTCGATGCTGATCATGTCCCTCACGGACGCCCCGCGCCTGGTCTTCGCCATGTTCGCGGGCGGTGACGCCATGTTCGTCCAGCTCCTCGGCTGGGCCACCTGGGTCGCGGGCGGCGCCCTGCTCACGATGATGGTCAGCCGCTCCCACGACCTGCCCTGGCCGAAGGCCCTGGGCGCGTCGTCGATCCAGCTGATCGCCCTGCTGTCGATCGTGAAGCTCGGCACGTTCTGA
- a CDS encoding phage tail protein, whose amino-acid sequence MRGSVDGLGSSTPIGAMLPAIFADDDLAQRFVAGLDEVLAPFLVVLDNLDSYFDPALTPIDFTRWLADWVGAETDGIETHDSPAGAPSVERRLRAAVAAAARLHRVRGTRLGLSEAVRLVFGVTPRITESGAADWHARPLGPVPGDRRPHLHVSLTLPDPAPADTHRLDTLVAAARPAHMPYTVEVIAATAAERTTDR is encoded by the coding sequence ATGAGGGGCTCCGTCGACGGGCTGGGCTCCTCTACGCCGATCGGCGCGATGCTGCCCGCGATCTTCGCCGACGACGACCTGGCACAACGCTTCGTCGCCGGGCTCGACGAGGTGCTCGCGCCGTTCCTGGTCGTCCTCGACAACCTGGACTCCTACTTCGACCCGGCGCTCACCCCGATCGACTTCACCCGCTGGCTGGCCGACTGGGTCGGCGCCGAGACCGACGGCATCGAGACCCACGACAGCCCGGCCGGCGCCCCCTCGGTGGAACGGCGGCTGCGGGCCGCCGTGGCCGCCGCGGCCCGGCTGCACCGGGTGCGCGGCACCCGGCTCGGCCTGTCCGAGGCGGTGCGCCTGGTGTTCGGCGTGACCCCGCGGATCACGGAGAGCGGCGCCGCCGACTGGCACGCCCGCCCGCTCGGCCCGGTCCCCGGCGACCGCCGCCCGCACCTGCACGTCTCGCTGACGCTGCCCGACCCGGCCCCCGCCGACACGCACCGGCTGGACACCCTGGTCGCCGCCGCCCGCCCCGCCCACATGCCCTACACGGTCGAGGTCATCGCCGCGACCGCCGCCGAAAGGACCACCGACAGATGA
- a CDS encoding zinc ribbon domain-containing protein — MTSPSSGPGRTASSCAECGTPAEPGQSFCDSCGAVLGWGGEGRPGRTEPARTAAAGAAPGDSVAPGGSAPAATASRTDAPATARADDSPSATTAPEDDTEPLPHVPASADPQHTGGNADDGPDDDSGPVPDAEAAERARSLLVPVADAEPRAPEDPAVAPVLPGRTAARRPQVRAVGPQADAEGGVPCPWCSTLNRPERHFCSRCAMSMTRGDDAPVRLPWWRRMFADRGAESAWAGERPRLRRGFGRIWNWVVGAVVVGLVIALVVNLGTMVQATRDHFAKRAPIGPSGVKASRSYTGHDAGLAFDKLNNTWWGPGIAESAEGEWLEVTFDQPTRLLDLVITPGTSTRADQLSESALPRRIDAQVTLADGEKITRTLTLDQGAGGQRRKFRVGEVTTVRFVLRSAYNAGADKQVAIAEIEFFGPSNNNS; from the coding sequence ATGACCAGCCCGTCCTCCGGCCCCGGCCGGACCGCCTCCAGCTGCGCCGAGTGCGGCACCCCGGCGGAGCCCGGCCAGTCGTTCTGCGACTCCTGCGGCGCGGTCCTCGGCTGGGGCGGCGAGGGCCGCCCGGGCCGCACCGAGCCCGCGCGGACCGCGGCGGCCGGTGCGGCTCCGGGGGACTCCGTCGCCCCGGGCGGCTCCGCGCCGGCGGCCACCGCCTCCCGCACGGACGCCCCGGCCACGGCCCGGGCGGACGACTCCCCCTCCGCCACCACCGCCCCGGAGGACGACACCGAGCCCCTCCCCCACGTCCCGGCCTCCGCCGACCCGCAGCACACCGGCGGGAACGCCGACGACGGCCCGGACGACGACAGCGGCCCGGTCCCCGACGCCGAGGCGGCCGAGCGCGCCCGGTCCCTCCTCGTCCCGGTCGCCGACGCGGAGCCGCGCGCCCCGGAGGACCCCGCCGTCGCACCGGTCCTGCCCGGACGCACCGCGGCCCGGCGCCCCCAGGTCCGCGCCGTGGGCCCGCAGGCCGACGCGGAGGGCGGCGTCCCGTGCCCCTGGTGCTCCACCCTCAACCGCCCCGAACGGCACTTCTGCTCCCGCTGCGCCATGTCGATGACGCGCGGCGACGACGCCCCCGTCCGGCTGCCCTGGTGGCGCCGGATGTTCGCCGACCGCGGCGCCGAGTCGGCCTGGGCGGGTGAACGCCCGCGCCTGCGCCGGGGATTCGGCCGCATCTGGAACTGGGTCGTCGGCGCCGTCGTCGTCGGACTGGTCATCGCCCTGGTCGTGAACCTGGGCACGATGGTCCAGGCCACCCGCGACCACTTCGCCAAGCGTGCCCCGATCGGCCCGTCCGGCGTCAAGGCGTCCCGCTCCTACACCGGGCACGACGCGGGCCTCGCCTTCGACAAGCTCAACAACACGTGGTGGGGTCCCGGCATCGCGGAGTCCGCGGAGGGCGAGTGGCTGGAGGTCACCTTCGACCAGCCGACCCGCCTGCTGGACCTCGTGATCACACCGGGCACCTCCACCCGTGCGGACCAGCTCTCGGAGTCGGCGCTGCCGCGCCGGATCGACGCGCAGGTCACCCTCGCCGACGGCGAGAAGATCACCCGCACCCTCACCCTCGACCAGGGCGCGGGCGGCCAGCGCCGGAAGTTCCGGGTGGGCGAGGTGACGACCGTGCGCTTCGTCCTGCGCTCGGCCTACAACGCCGGTGCCGACAAGCAGGTGGCGATCGCCGAGATCGAGTTCTTCGGCCCGTCGAACAACAACAGCTGA
- the repSA gene encoding replication initiator protein RepSA: protein MAHRALSAPEPLLNPVVLGDLLRVASAGNYTRWEDQIRRTGGCSDPIHLTGWTLHKDKTTGETLHHYTTADEPGGRLRLACGNRRASRCPACAWTYAGDTYHLIRAGLAGDDRRDIPTTVRDHPRVFATLTAPSFGPVHNRPDHGVCRCGTRHAPDAPELGTALDPATYDYAGAVLFNNHAGQLWQRFTTRLRRELAARGGLPRRELADHVRLSYGKVAEFQKRGALHFHAVIRLDGPEGPGTPPPAWATVGVLADAIGAAAAHSYTSASVPAAGDQPARSFRWGTQLDVRPVKAFGDGSDITEQAVASYVAKYSTKAAENTGTLDRRIGELAELDRHGVPDHTRRLITACRDLDPLYPDGRLWAWAHMLGFRGHFSSKSRHYSTTLGALRQARADYRAAQDAGTLGRDDREPETVLVLADWQYAGHGHTPGESALAATIARDIRLNRETAREALRDQAGAEGEW, encoded by the coding sequence ATGGCGCATCGCGCCCTGTCCGCGCCTGAGCCTCTGCTCAACCCGGTCGTCCTCGGCGATTTGCTTCGGGTGGCCTCGGCCGGCAACTACACCCGATGGGAAGACCAGATCCGCCGCACCGGCGGCTGCTCCGACCCCATCCACCTCACCGGCTGGACCCTCCACAAGGACAAGACCACCGGCGAGACCCTGCACCACTACACCACCGCCGATGAACCCGGCGGACGCCTCCGCCTCGCCTGCGGCAACCGCCGCGCCTCCCGCTGCCCGGCCTGCGCCTGGACCTACGCGGGCGACACCTACCACCTCATCCGCGCCGGCCTCGCCGGTGACGACCGCCGCGACATCCCCACCACCGTCCGGGATCACCCGCGCGTCTTCGCCACCCTCACCGCGCCCTCGTTCGGCCCGGTCCACAACCGGCCCGATCACGGCGTCTGCCGCTGCGGCACCCGCCACGCCCCCGACGCACCCGAACTGGGCACCGCCCTCGACCCGGCGACGTACGACTACGCGGGCGCCGTCCTCTTCAACAACCACGCCGGGCAGCTCTGGCAGCGCTTCACCACTCGGCTCCGCCGTGAACTCGCCGCTCGCGGTGGCCTTCCCCGCCGTGAACTCGCCGATCACGTCCGCCTCTCGTACGGCAAGGTCGCCGAGTTCCAGAAGCGGGGTGCCCTGCACTTCCATGCGGTGATCCGGCTCGACGGGCCGGAGGGTCCTGGAACACCGCCGCCCGCGTGGGCCACGGTCGGTGTCCTCGCCGATGCGATCGGTGCAGCTGCGGCGCACTCTTACACGTCGGCCTCGGTACCGGCCGCCGGGGACCAGCCGGCCCGGTCGTTCCGTTGGGGTACACAGCTCGACGTCCGGCCGGTGAAGGCATTCGGGGACGGCTCCGACATCACCGAACAGGCTGTCGCCTCCTACGTCGCCAAGTACTCGACCAAGGCCGCTGAGAACACCGGCACCCTCGACCGCCGCATCGGCGAACTCGCCGAACTCGACCGCCATGGCGTCCCCGACCACACCCGCCGCCTCATCACCGCATGCCGCGACCTCGACCCGCTGTATCCGGACGGGCGACTGTGGGCCTGGGCGCACATGCTCGGTTTCCGCGGCCACTTTTCCTCGAAGTCCCGCCACTACTCCACCACCCTCGGTGCCCTCCGTCAGGCACGCGCCGACTACCGCGCCGCACAGGACGCCGGGACCCTCGGCCGGGACGACCGCGAGCCGGAGACCGTCCTCGTCCTGGCGGACTGGCAGTACGCCGGACACGGCCACACCCCCGGTGAATCCGCCCTCGCCGCCACCATCGCCCGGGACATCCGGCTCAACCGTGAGACCGCCCGCGAAGCACTACGCGACCAAGCCGGGGCCGAGGGGGAGTGGTGA
- a CDS encoding tyrosine-type recombinase/integrase, translated as MANKKGRRRRFGAVRQYRSGRWTASYLGPDGERIRADETFATKKDAEIWLSQVEADLSRGDWRAPDAGAVNFGVYAEKWVEERELAVRTEDLYRHLLRLYILPAFGGLDLDEITAPRVREWRAERLRATKARTTVAKAYRLLKGILETAVDDDLITRNPCRIKGAGKESAAERRIATVAQVDALADAIGIRWRLMVYLGAYGPMRPEELAGLRRRDVDVDNLVIRVRVAEPERTNGKRAPGPTKSDAGARVVVLPPFLRKEVKRHLDWFAEKSPDGLVFVGEKGAAFRRTTFGRKWRRAREVAGLPNGFRFYDLRHTGHTLSTRSGATLRDTMVRAGQSSEKAALIYQHSDEDRQREVAAGLDDLVRAERAKHHTDDRAHHKEEPSAG; from the coding sequence ATGGCCAACAAGAAGGGCAGACGTCGGCGCTTCGGTGCGGTGCGGCAGTACCGGTCCGGCCGGTGGACGGCTTCGTACCTCGGGCCCGACGGTGAGCGCATCCGTGCGGACGAGACCTTCGCGACCAAGAAGGACGCCGAGATCTGGCTGTCCCAGGTCGAGGCGGACCTCAGCCGCGGGGACTGGCGCGCTCCCGACGCCGGGGCCGTCAACTTCGGCGTCTACGCCGAGAAGTGGGTCGAGGAGCGGGAGTTGGCCGTTCGGACCGAGGACCTGTACCGGCACCTGCTGCGCCTGTACATCCTCCCGGCGTTCGGCGGGCTCGACCTGGACGAGATCACGGCTCCGCGTGTGCGTGAGTGGCGCGCCGAACGGCTCCGCGCCACCAAGGCCAGGACCACCGTTGCCAAGGCGTATCGCCTCCTCAAGGGCATCCTTGAGACGGCCGTCGACGACGACCTGATCACGCGCAACCCGTGCCGGATCAAGGGGGCGGGCAAGGAATCGGCGGCGGAACGGCGCATCGCCACCGTCGCCCAGGTCGACGCGCTCGCCGACGCCATCGGCATCCGTTGGCGGCTCATGGTCTACCTCGGCGCCTACGGTCCGATGCGGCCGGAGGAGCTGGCCGGCCTCCGCCGTCGGGACGTCGACGTCGACAACCTCGTGATCCGTGTGCGGGTCGCCGAGCCGGAGCGGACCAACGGCAAGCGGGCGCCCGGGCCGACCAAGTCCGACGCGGGTGCTCGTGTGGTCGTCCTGCCGCCCTTCCTCCGGAAGGAGGTGAAGCGGCACCTCGACTGGTTCGCCGAGAAGAGCCCGGACGGGTTGGTCTTCGTGGGGGAGAAGGGCGCGGCCTTCCGGCGTACGACCTTCGGGCGGAAGTGGCGGCGGGCCCGTGAGGTCGCCGGTCTCCCGAACGGCTTCCGCTTCTACGACCTTCGCCACACCGGGCACACCCTGTCCACCCGCTCGGGCGCCACCCTCCGGGACACGATGGTGCGCGCCGGCCAGTCCTCCGAGAAGGCGGCGCTGATCTATCAGCACTCCGACGAGGACCGGCAACGGGAGGTCGCCGCTGGGCTCGACGACCTCGTACGCGCCGAGCGTGCGAAGCACCACACCGACGACCGTGCGCACCACAAGGAGGAGCCGTCGGCGGGCTAA
- a CDS encoding phosphoribosyltransferase: MSGMRENLSYEQFGVAVRELAQTIADDGYRPDVVLSIARGGVFVAGGLAYALDCKNIHLVNVEFYTGVGTTLEMPVMLAPVPNAIDFTDKKVLIADDVADTGKTLKLVRDFCLDAVAEVRSAVIYEKAQSLVKCEYVWKRTDEWINFPWSVLPPVTPSGEAPAVNREAL, from the coding sequence GTGAGCGGGATGCGCGAGAACCTCAGCTACGAGCAGTTCGGCGTCGCCGTCCGCGAGCTCGCCCAGACCATCGCCGACGACGGCTACCGGCCGGACGTGGTGCTGAGCATCGCGCGCGGCGGTGTGTTCGTCGCCGGCGGGCTGGCCTACGCCCTCGACTGCAAGAACATCCACCTGGTCAACGTCGAGTTCTACACCGGCGTCGGGACGACGCTCGAGATGCCGGTCATGCTCGCGCCCGTCCCCAACGCGATCGACTTCACCGACAAGAAGGTGCTGATCGCGGACGACGTCGCCGACACCGGCAAGACCCTCAAGCTGGTCCGCGACTTCTGCCTCGACGCCGTCGCCGAGGTGCGCAGCGCCGTCATCTACGAGAAGGCGCAGTCGCTGGTGAAGTGCGAGTACGTGTGGAAGCGCACGGATGAGTGGATCAACTTCCCGTGGAGCGTCCTGCCGCCGGTCACCCCCTCGGGTGAGGCCCCCGCCGTGAACCGGGAAGCCCTCTAA
- a CDS encoding NADP-dependent oxidoreductase, with product MRAARYHEYGDTTVLTVEEAPDPTPGPGEIRIRVAAASVNPVDWKVRSGAVRDLLPVDLPAVPGRDAVGVVDEIGEGVHGVAVGDRVFGLGGVTGATAELAVLSAWAPAPAAWSDEEAAGAALAAVTALSGLKTLGPLSGRTLLIEGAAGGVGSAAVEIAAAQGATVIGTAGEHNHAFLTALGAVPTTYGTGLAERLADLAPNGIDLVLDAAGSGSLDALVEIAGDPARVVTVTDHRNAERLGVRVANAVNDSAWLAEAADLGERGRYTPRVERTYPLEEIAKAHAHSEGGHVRGKIVVLL from the coding sequence ATGCGCGCAGCCCGCTACCACGAGTACGGCGACACGACGGTGCTCACCGTCGAGGAGGCTCCCGACCCCACACCGGGCCCCGGCGAGATCCGGATCCGGGTCGCCGCGGCGAGCGTCAACCCGGTCGACTGGAAGGTGCGCAGCGGCGCCGTGCGTGACCTTCTCCCCGTGGACCTGCCGGCGGTCCCGGGCCGCGACGCCGTGGGCGTGGTGGACGAGATCGGTGAGGGCGTCCACGGGGTGGCCGTCGGCGACCGCGTCTTCGGGCTCGGCGGGGTGACGGGCGCGACGGCGGAGCTGGCCGTGCTGTCGGCCTGGGCGCCGGCGCCCGCGGCGTGGAGCGACGAGGAGGCGGCCGGGGCGGCCCTGGCCGCCGTGACGGCGCTCAGCGGACTGAAGACGCTCGGCCCGCTGTCCGGCCGTACGCTCCTGATCGAGGGCGCCGCCGGAGGAGTCGGCAGCGCGGCGGTCGAGATCGCGGCGGCCCAGGGCGCCACCGTGATCGGCACGGCCGGCGAGCACAACCACGCGTTCCTCACCGCGCTGGGGGCGGTGCCGACGACGTACGGCACGGGCCTCGCCGAGCGTCTGGCCGACCTGGCACCGAACGGCATCGACCTGGTCCTCGACGCGGCCGGCTCCGGATCGCTGGACGCACTCGTGGAAATCGCCGGCGACCCGGCCCGGGTGGTCACGGTCACCGACCACCGCAACGCGGAGCGTCTGGGCGTGCGGGTGGCCAACGCGGTGAACGACTCGGCCTGGCTCGCCGAAGCGGCCGACCTCGGCGAGCGGGGCCGCTACACACCGCGCGTCGAGCGGACGTACCCCCTGGAAGAGATCGCGAAGGCCCACGCCCACTCGGAGGGCGGGCATGTGCGCGGGAAGATCGTGGTGCTGCTGTGA
- a CDS encoding SpdD-like protein, whose amino-acid sequence MFRPKLPTMPQPTGRVIPPDVVEPTTITPGTPIPPAPVAPVPVASRPTVQLTPGTALALVGGGTAVVLVVGAVLVSMLLAVAITGASVAVCALVIRSLVNADAKRR is encoded by the coding sequence ATGTTCCGGCCCAAGCTCCCGACCATGCCCCAGCCCACCGGCCGGGTCATCCCGCCTGACGTCGTCGAGCCGACCACGATCACCCCGGGAACCCCGATCCCGCCGGCCCCCGTCGCCCCAGTCCCGGTTGCGTCCCGGCCCACGGTCCAACTCACCCCCGGCACCGCGCTCGCCCTCGTCGGCGGCGGCACGGCCGTCGTCCTGGTCGTCGGCGCCGTCCTGGTCTCCATGCTCCTCGCGGTCGCCATCACGGGCGCCTCGGTCGCCGTCTGCGCCCTGGTGATCCGCTCGCTCGTCAACGCCGACGCCAAGCGGCGCTGA